The bacterium genome includes a window with the following:
- a CDS encoding adenylosuccinate synthase codes for MKQNICIVGAQWGDEGKGKIVDLLAERVNIVARYQGGANAGHTVKVNKKEFVLHLIPSGIVHPGKLCLIGSGVVIDPKSLLEEMEYLKKLGISVKGRLLISGGAHLTMPYHKLLDSARESKAEGAIGTTHRGIGPTYADKAYRSGLKMIDLLNPELFAQTLKHNLDEKNFILKEFYGHKKADYAGTLAQYRSYAKLLRPYITDVSGLLNREMARGQKVLFEGAQGTFLDVDFGTYPFVTSSSTIAGGACTGLGIGPNAVGRVILVAKAYTTRVGNGPFPTEFDAKMSDFLRAKAGDEVGRTTGRPRRCGWLDAVMLKRAVQLNGAGELALTKLDILDGFKEVKIAVGYSHKGKKIEGYPQSTQELAGCRPQYLTLPGWDKPTAGLRSYSQLPANAKRYISTIEKLAGARASIISVGSERQATILRGKF; via the coding sequence GTGAAACAGAACATCTGCATCGTGGGGGCCCAGTGGGGCGATGAGGGCAAGGGCAAAATTGTCGACCTGCTGGCCGAGAGGGTCAACATAGTGGCCCGCTACCAGGGCGGGGCCAACGCCGGGCACACCGTCAAGGTCAACAAAAAGGAATTCGTGCTGCACCTGATCCCCTCCGGCATCGTCCATCCCGGCAAGCTGTGCCTGATCGGCAGCGGGGTGGTGATAGACCCCAAGAGCCTGCTGGAGGAAATGGAGTACCTGAAAAAACTGGGGATCAGCGTCAAGGGGCGGCTGCTGATCAGCGGCGGGGCCCACCTGACCATGCCCTACCACAAGCTGCTGGACAGCGCCCGGGAATCCAAGGCCGAGGGGGCCATCGGCACCACCCACCGGGGCATAGGGCCCACCTACGCCGACAAGGCCTACCGCAGCGGCCTGAAGATGATAGATCTGCTTAACCCGGAACTTTTCGCCCAGACCTTAAAGCACAACCTGGACGAGAAGAACTTCATCCTGAAAGAATTTTACGGCCATAAAAAGGCCGACTATGCCGGGACCCTGGCCCAGTACCGGTCTTACGCCAAGCTATTAAGGCCCTATATCACCGATGTCTCCGGCCTGTTGAACCGGGAGATGGCCCGGGGCCAAAAGGTGCTGTTCGAGGGGGCCCAGGGGACCTTCCTGGACGTGGACTTCGGCACCTATCCCTTCGTCACCTCGTCCTCCACCATCGCCGGCGGGGCCTGCACCGGCCTGGGGATAGGGCCCAACGCGGTGGGCCGGGTGATCTTAGTGGCCAAGGCCTATACAACCAGGGTGGGCAACGGACCGTTCCCCACCGAGTTCGATGCCAAAATGTCCGACTTTTTGCGGGCCAAGGCCGGCGACGAGGTGGGCCGGACCACCGGCCGCCCCCGGCGCTGCGGCTGGCTGGACGCGGTAATGCTTAAGCGGGCGGTGCAGCTTAACGGGGCCGGCGAGCTGGCCCTGACCAAGCTGGACATCCTGGACGGCTTCAAGGAGGTCAAGATCGCCGTGGGCTACAGCCATAAAGGCAAAAAGATAGAAGGCTACCCCCAAAGCACCCAAGAACTGGCCGGGTGCCGGCCCCAGTATCTGACCCTGCCCGGCTGGGACAAGCCCACCGCCGGACTTCGCAGTTACAGCCAGCTGCCGGCCAATGCCAAAAGGTACATCAGCACCATCGAAAAACTGGCCGGGGCCAGGGCCAGCATCATCTCGGTGGGCTCGGAGCGCCAGGCCACCATCCTCCGGGGCAAGTTCTAA